From Punica granatum isolate Tunisia-2019 chromosome 1, ASM765513v2, whole genome shotgun sequence:
gggggggggggagtgAGAAAAGCAGATCAGGCGGGAAGACGgaggagaaggaagaagaagatggagagATCTGTTAATCGAAACAGATTTCAACGGATTTGTCTGAAACGGTTTAATACAGGCGGAATCTGTTGTGAATTAATAAATTCAGATTTTGACGGAGTTACGTTCAGCTTAGCCGCCACATGAGATTTCTGTCACGGTTGGCACGCGAAAGAAGACGACAAGACTAAAACATTAGACGAAATGGAGATTGAGGAACGAAAATATTGGCAAAAATTTTTGAGGGAATAAACCCAAGGCAATTGTATCTTTCAGAGACCAATACCACTTTTGACTCTTTAAAATACATACgttgaaatttaaataataacaaCGATGATCCTAAAaatcttatattttttgaatttgagtCTTGTAAGTTTAACTTTGCAAAAAACAGTCTTAAATcgtttaaaaaaataacaattttgGTCAATTCCATACAGGCCGTTAACGAGTGATAATGTAGACTTAACACTGTGAAAAAGGCTACAATTGGCCGTTAATAAGGTACACGTCGACCAACCATCTTAaagatttattaaaaaaaaaaagtagagaaaatcaaaaaattgaatagaATTAACCAAaactttaaaataaaattttaatttttttaaataaaaggaatttactttttgaaaaaaattaaaaatatatttaaaaagttttagaaattttaaaagttttataaaaatataaaaaatatattaaataaaaaaaattaaaaaataaaattaattaattttacaaaaaattctgaaaatttttcagaaaaataagaaagtacataaaaattcagaaaaattaaaataaaattttaaaaaattacaaaaagttcataaaagctcaaaaaaatagaaatttaaggaaataataaataagaaaaataatacaatCTTCAAAAACaactaaataatattaaaacaaGAGGAAGATAACTTTTAGACTAatcaacaaaaaagaaatgtcTAAGTAATTGCCGAGATATCGAAAAAGGGAGGGCTATTCTGGCCACCCCTCCCTATGGCGAGGTCACTAGGAGGGAGGGTGGCTTGAAAGGCTCCCCCGATCTGGTCTTTTGCCATCCAATTTTTGTGTTCAAAACAAAGAGATAGAGGACGGAATGCCAGATGCCGAAAGGGAGCGGTGGCTGGAATGGCTCTCTAACCTTGCACTTCCTTCCTCCTATCTCTCCATTTCGAGCAAAGAAACATAAAAGGGAAGGGCCAAATCGAGGGACCTCTTCAGTCCACTTTTCCTTTCCGACGAGATCGTCGAAGGCAGCGATAACCGGAAGGGGGATCCCAACCCCCGATTTGGTCCTTCCCTCATGTTTTCttcaaaagaaagagacagGGACGAGGGATGGATCGGAAATGGGGGCCCTTCAGCTAGAGCCTCCAATGACCTCGCCCTATAAATTTAATCagtttatgtaattttttgaatttttcttctatttttctaaaactttcatttttttatattttatatttgattttggttaatcttattcaattttttaattttcttttctaattttttatgttcattttaaaatatttaagaattttttaaagtgGCGTGCGATGGTGGGTCCACATGTGTCATATTAATTGCCAGCTATAAGTTTTTTCACGGCATTAAGCGTTAATGGCTAGCTATAAAATAGATCAAGACTATCACTTTTTGAAATGATTTAGGActattttttccaaaattaaaCTTCTAGTACTCaagttcaaaaaatgaaaaacttttAGGACCATCATCgtaattcttttaattttcacataggcattttaaaaatagattgaATAGATTTAACGTCTTTTACGTCCACGTTAGCACCTGTTAACGGTCAGTTACGATTTAGACCATAAGTATATGATGAAGCAAATATTTAGGATTGAAAATGTCAAAATGAAACTTATATGCTtcaacctaaaaaaaaaaaggcaaattgTAAGACTATTTCTGTAAttctccaaaaaaagaaaagttcaaaacttattaaaaaaaaaagttgggtTTTAGATGGACCGATGAATGAATAAACTGGGTCACAGGCTCTAAGTTCTACTCGCAAACATTCTGCAAATGCATATTTCATTGAACAAGCGGTGAATTGCCGAATTTGCCTTAACAAAGGCAATGTCAGCTTAAGCAGACTTCACGAAGAATGTTATAGAGAAAATGCTTATTTTGCCTGTTTGGACCTAAATTAGAACCATTGTGGGCCTAAGCTTCATGGATGATATATTGCAAGCATTGCAGGCCCGGGAAATTCCATTGTGCAGTCATTGTATGGTGTAATCGTATTTTCAACCATTAGATtgatcaattatttattatttattcattaaaaatcattaaaaaaaattattgcagGCCCTGATAAAGTTGCCAACTCATAATGTTCTAGTtttagttttcatttttttccccggTGGGTTACATAGAGCCATAGCTCAGGAAGAAGAAAGTGCAGAAAGTACAATAAACAAAACTATGCTAAGCAAAAGCGGGATATAGAAGCCCAACCAAAGGCAACAAATTGATACGATATGATCCGAGTGAAAAATGATAAGCTAGACGAGCCATCCAATCTACACACGCATTGCCTTCCCTGTAAATGTGCTGAACTTCCACCACCCCAACTCCTTGAAGGACACCTCCAATGGCCCCATCTAAATGAGAAAGCTATAAATTAGTCGATTTCAGAAGATCGAGTAGCACCTCCAAGTCCGCTTCCAAAATGATCTTCCTGTGGCCAAGACTACATCATCGTTGATTGCAAGTATGGTGAATCTGACAACATTCAATTCACGACTATACAAACAACCCAACTAGCTGTACATTGATAAATATTACACTCCCAACTTTAGTCCAACATTTTATGGTGCTCACACAGAAGAGACGCACACActtacacacacatataaaaCATTGCAGGTACACTATGATCATCATCAGTAATTAAgctaaattaattaacttgCTAGCTAAGTATATGATCCTCCATAATACAGCATTGTCTCTTCACCTAAGTCGACACACGGACCCAGCGCTGGAAAATCCGGCAACTGTGGTGAACCAGCTGGTTGCACCTCCACCGCCCCTGAGAAGAAGGTGGGAGGCCGAGGGTTTGGAGTCAACAAATGATCATCAACTGGTTCGGCGGCAGAACCAGAGGAGCTCGATTCAGTCGCCATTGAGTCCGGGTTGTGGCAATAATAATAGTAGCGGTTATCTTGCCCAATGTCGCATTCGTAGCCCGAGTTGGGATGAAGACGGCCAGAGAATAACATGGAGAGCTGGTGGTGAAGCAGGATCTGAGCCTTGAGGAACTTGACGTATTTGATAGCCCCGTCCAGCATGGACACCGTGTCCATCTTGTGCGCCCCGGGGACAAGGCTCTGCAGTGTCTTGAACCGGTCGCTGATCCGGTGCCGCCGCTGCCTTGCCGCTACACTCTGCGGGTCGGTCGACAGCTTCTTCGCCCCTGTCTTGGATTGCCGGATCAATGGTGATGGCGATGATTTCTTATTGATCCCAGCTGCCACTTTCCCGGTCTTCTCCTTGCTGGAAATCTGGTGATTCATATCGGAAGTAGCTTATGTTCGAATGATcatatgaacatatatatgagAGAAGGTAAGgttatattacatatatacatatgtgtgtgtgtgtgtgtatatatagtgCAGGGGTGGTTTTGAAATGAGTGAAAATGAGACATGACGTCATGTTAGGGATCAGTGGATCTTTGGCTCGGGAATCGGGACTGGTGCCTTTCTTGCCCTACGAGATCTTAGCTTAGGGGCACTAAACTTAAAGGACACAGTGACTCCTACATGCGATCatttatgctgcgtttggtttcaaagtaaaattttaaaattagattttaattttaaaaaagaatgatataaataaaacttaccatttgactttgtatgaattattttgttttgttgtgaaaaaaaatggtataaatgaAGTCTACATTTTgactttatataaattattttattttgttgttgatagaattaagttaaagtaaaattttaaaatcttactttgaaaccaaacaaaccATTAATTAAGACCTTGTTGAGTACaggaaattgaaataaaatagaatagaATCACGCATAAATTTGACGCATTTTGTATCATgactttttttcaaatatgtaTTTACGAACCGTGTCAActgatttttataatatatgtatatgaacCGTGTCAAATGATTTTACGGACCGTGTCATTGATATAAAGTA
This genomic window contains:
- the LOC116188409 gene encoding transcription factor LATE FLOWERING yields the protein MNHQISSKEKTGKVAAGINKKSSPSPLIRQSKTGAKKLSTDPQSVAARQRRHRISDRFKTLQSLVPGAHKMDTVSMLDGAIKYVKFLKAQILLHHQLSMLFSGRLHPNSGYECDIGQDNRYYYYCHNPDSMATESSSSGSAAEPVDDHLLTPNPRPPTFFSGAVEVQPAGSPQLPDFPALGPCVDLGEETMLYYGGSYT